A genomic region of Paenibacillus sp. PL2-23 contains the following coding sequences:
- the aguB gene encoding N-carbamoylputrescine amidase, producing MISKPRMVKVAATQMSCSTDREDNIRKADKLVREAAKQGAQIILLQELFETPYFCQKEKSDYYVYATELEENAAINHFREVAKELQVVLPISFYEKKNNARYNSLAVIDADGEVLGKYRKSHIPDGPGYEEKFYFNPGDTGFKVWNTRYAKIGIGVCWDQWYPEAARCMALMGAELLFYPTAIGSEPQDGSIDSKDHWQTCMLGHAAANLVPVIASNRVGAELDEESSITFYGSSFIAGNAGNKIVEAGRDEETVLVAEFDLNLLETQRIEWGIFRDRRPDLYGIIASYDGELRVK from the coding sequence ATGATAAGCAAACCAAGAATGGTGAAGGTTGCGGCTACCCAGATGAGCTGCTCCACGGATCGCGAGGATAATATCCGCAAGGCGGACAAGCTTGTGCGCGAAGCGGCGAAGCAGGGGGCGCAGATCATTTTGCTGCAGGAGCTGTTCGAGACGCCGTATTTCTGCCAGAAGGAGAAGTCCGACTATTACGTCTACGCGACGGAGCTGGAGGAGAACGCGGCGATCAACCACTTCCGCGAGGTGGCGAAGGAGCTGCAGGTGGTGCTTCCCATCAGCTTCTATGAGAAGAAGAACAATGCGCGCTACAACTCGCTTGCAGTTATCGACGCTGACGGCGAGGTGCTTGGCAAGTATCGCAAGAGCCATATTCCGGATGGTCCCGGCTATGAGGAGAAGTTTTATTTTAACCCTGGCGACACGGGCTTCAAGGTCTGGAATACGCGCTACGCGAAGATTGGCATCGGCGTCTGCTGGGATCAATGGTATCCGGAGGCTGCCCGCTGCATGGCGCTGATGGGCGCGGAGCTGCTGTTCTACCCGACCGCGATCGGCTCCGAGCCGCAGGACGGCTCCATCGACTCCAAGGATCATTGGCAGACGTGCATGCTGGGCCATGCCGCCGCGAACCTGGTGCCCGTTATTGCATCGAATCGCGTAGGCGCTGAGCTGGACGAGGAATCCAGCATTACGTTCTACGGCTCCTCCTTCATCGCGGGCAACGCCGGCAACAAAATTGTGGAAGCGGGACGTGACGAGGAGACGGTCCTTGTGGCGGAATTCGACCTCAATCTGCTGGAGACGCAGCGCATCGAGTGGGGCATCTTCCGCGACCGCCGTCCCGATCTGTACGGCATTATCGCATCGTATGACGGGGAGCTTCGCGTAAAGTAG
- a CDS encoding tripartite tricarboxylate transporter permease: protein MNILDYLASGFATALQWHNLLFALIGVLIGTSVGVLPGIGPMSGVALLIPVTATMTGGLPPEAAATSSIILLAGVYYGAMYGGSTTSILLNTPGESSSVVTTLDGYQMARQGRAGAALSISAIGSFAAGVFSLIALIALAQPLSDVAIRFGPADYFSLMLLGLCAVSGLAGRSITKALIMTVLGLLLATIGMDTVSGVARFTFGIPLLYSGLQFLTIAVGLFALGEVFKTILEKDYGASATSKIGRILPTRKDLKDSAAPIARGSVLGFFIGILPGAGATLASFFSYIVEKKLSKNPSSFGKGNIAGVAAPESANNAASGGAMIPLLTLGIPGSGTTAILMGALIMYNIQPGPLLFEEHPEVAWGLIASMLIGNLLLLALNMPLVKVFAKVIQTPPKYLIPIIIAISIFGVYAVQAQIFDLILLLVCGVAGFLLARNDFPLAPLVLGLVLGPMIENNMRRALTTSNGDFAIFVQKPMSLVFLIIAALWLVVPILLKRRGKDVVVNEEG from the coding sequence ATGAATATATTGGATTATCTCGCAAGCGGCTTTGCGACCGCCTTGCAATGGCATAACCTGCTGTTCGCCCTGATCGGCGTGCTGATCGGCACCTCCGTGGGCGTTCTGCCCGGCATCGGACCCATGAGCGGCGTCGCGTTGCTTATCCCGGTGACCGCCACGATGACCGGAGGACTGCCGCCAGAGGCCGCGGCGACAAGCTCTATCATCCTGCTCGCCGGCGTCTATTACGGCGCGATGTACGGCGGCTCGACAACGTCGATCCTGCTGAATACGCCAGGGGAGTCGTCATCGGTTGTGACGACGCTCGACGGCTACCAGATGGCGAGGCAGGGCCGCGCGGGCGCAGCGCTGTCCATCTCCGCCATCGGCTCCTTCGCGGCCGGCGTATTCTCGTTGATCGCGCTGATTGCGCTGGCACAGCCGCTGTCGGATGTCGCCATCCGCTTCGGTCCCGCGGATTACTTCTCCCTGATGCTGCTGGGGCTGTGCGCGGTAAGCGGACTGGCGGGGCGCTCCATCACCAAGGCGCTCATCATGACCGTGCTTGGCTTGCTGCTCGCGACAATCGGGATGGATACCGTATCCGGTGTGGCCCGGTTCACGTTCGGCATTCCGCTGCTCTACTCCGGCCTTCAATTTCTGACCATTGCTGTCGGACTGTTCGCGCTGGGAGAAGTGTTCAAGACCATTCTGGAGAAGGACTACGGCGCTAGCGCGACGTCGAAGATCGGCCGAATCCTGCCTACCCGCAAGGATCTGAAGGACAGCGCGGCGCCGATCGCCCGAGGCTCCGTGCTCGGCTTCTTCATCGGCATTCTGCCTGGAGCGGGAGCCACGCTCGCCTCCTTCTTCAGCTATATCGTGGAGAAGAAGCTGAGCAAGAACCCTTCCTCCTTCGGCAAAGGCAACATCGCCGGGGTAGCCGCGCCGGAATCCGCCAACAACGCGGCCTCCGGCGGCGCCATGATCCCGCTGCTGACGCTCGGCATCCCCGGCTCCGGCACAACGGCGATTCTGATGGGTGCGCTCATCATGTATAACATCCAGCCGGGCCCGCTTCTGTTCGAGGAGCATCCCGAAGTCGCATGGGGCCTCATCGCCAGCATGCTGATCGGCAACCTGCTGCTGCTGGCGCTGAATATGCCCCTGGTGAAGGTGTTCGCCAAGGTCATTCAGACGCCTCCCAAATATTTGATCCCGATTATTATTGCCATTTCGATCTTCGGGGTGTATGCCGTTCAGGCGCAGATCTTCGACCTGATCCTGCTGCTGGTCTGCGGCGTTGCCGGCTTCCTGCTGGCCCGCAACGACTTCCCGCTGGCCCCGCTGGTGCTCGGCCTTGTCCTGGGCCCCATGATCGAAAACAATATGCGACGCGCTCTGACGACGTCGAATGGAGACTTTGCTATTTTTGTCCAGAAGCCGATGTCGCTTGTGTTCCTGATCATAGCCGCATTGTGGCTCGTTGTGCCGATTCTGCTGAAGCGGAGGGGCAAGGATGTGGTCGTGAACGAAGAAGGCTAA
- a CDS encoding response regulator, with amino-acid sequence MIRVIIIEDDVRIASINQRFVEKVGGFKVVGIATDREQALEQLDILLPDLVLLDLYFPDMSGLEMLQHIQRSYPHTDVIIITAAKEFETVREAIRGGVYDFMIKPVVFDRFQEKLRAYQKFHEQLQLLGGSNKQVDQQGVDQLLWGAGDRADKDGYLPKGIDRITSEKILAFVQEGQELWTAEELGKRGGFSRTTARRYLEYFVDKGLLVADTSYGTVGRPERVYRRANDDRRS; translated from the coding sequence ATGATTCGGGTCATCATCATAGAGGACGATGTGCGCATCGCAAGCATCAATCAGCGCTTTGTCGAGAAGGTCGGCGGCTTCAAGGTGGTCGGCATCGCGACGGACCGGGAGCAGGCGCTGGAGCAGCTGGACATCTTGCTGCCTGACCTGGTGCTGCTGGACTTATATTTTCCCGATATGTCGGGACTGGAGATGCTGCAGCACATACAGCGAAGCTATCCCCATACCGATGTCATTATCATTACCGCGGCCAAAGAGTTCGAGACGGTTCGCGAAGCCATTCGCGGCGGCGTATACGATTTCATGATCAAGCCGGTCGTGTTCGACCGATTCCAGGAGAAGCTGCGCGCGTATCAGAAATTTCATGAGCAGCTGCAGCTTCTCGGCGGCTCCAACAAGCAGGTCGATCAGCAGGGCGTCGACCAGCTTCTATGGGGAGCGGGGGACCGGGCGGACAAGGACGGCTATCTGCCCAAGGGCATAGACCGGATCACAAGCGAGAAGATTCTCGCGTTCGTGCAGGAGGGCCAGGAGCTGTGGACGGCCGAGGAGCTGGGCAAGCGCGGCGGCTTCAGCCGCACAACGGCTCGCCGGTACCTGGAATATTTTGTCGATAAAGGCTTGCTCGTCGCGGACACCTCCTACGGCACCGTGGGGCGCCCGGAGCGGGTGTATCGGAGGGCGAACGACGATCGCAGGAGCTGA
- a CDS encoding tripartite tricarboxylate transporter TctB family protein, whose protein sequence is MNQTFDRYASVVFLLLGIGFMWQSAGISAASYGSTVGPNIFPFGLGLALVLLSIRLFYEALRIKAAERGKERLDYKRFFIIFGAAFLYAFFLEWIGYVIGTFAFLLTAFQTIERGRWLKSIIIAALFSIGVYAVFVVLLEGSMPGFPSWLT, encoded by the coding sequence ATGAACCAGACATTCGACCGCTACGCCAGCGTCGTCTTCCTGCTGCTTGGCATCGGCTTCATGTGGCAGAGCGCCGGCATCAGCGCGGCGTCTTACGGCAGCACCGTAGGCCCTAACATATTCCCGTTTGGCCTCGGGCTGGCACTTGTGCTGCTGAGCATCCGCCTGTTCTATGAGGCGCTTAGAATCAAAGCTGCGGAACGAGGCAAGGAGCGCCTGGATTACAAACGGTTTTTCATTATTTTTGGAGCAGCGTTCCTGTACGCCTTCTTCCTGGAATGGATAGGCTATGTCATCGGCACCTTCGCCTTCCTGCTGACGGCTTTCCAGACCATCGAGAGGGGCAGGTGGCTGAAATCCATCATCATCGCCGCCCTCTTCTCGATCGGGGTATACGCCGTGTTCGTCGTCTTGCTCGAAGGCTCCATGCCGGGTTTCCCGTCCTGGCTAACATGA
- the pepT gene encoding peptidase T, whose product MKEELIKRFFTYVKVDTQSDENNPSCPSTPGQLTLGKLLAEELREIGMTDITIDEHGYVFATLSANTDKDVPTIGFMAHLDTATDMTGANVNPQVVESYDGGDIVLNKEQRIVLSPAEFPELQGYKGHTLVTTDGTTLLGADDKAGMTEIMTAMAYLIAHPEIKHGKIRVAFTPDEEIGRGAHKFNVEAFGAKYAYTMDGGPLGELQFESFNAAGARIAIRGKNVHPGTAKGKMINALKLAMELNGKLPAGEAPELTEGYEGFFHLQSLEGDVEGAELRYLIRDHDREKFEGRKELMAAIVQKLQAKYGAERIQLEMKDQYYNMGERIEPVKEVVDIAHEAMTNLGIKPIVEPIRGGTDGSQLSFKGLPTPNIFTGGMNYHGRYEYVSVDHMELAVKTIVEIVRLYEAKA is encoded by the coding sequence ATGAAAGAAGAGCTGATTAAGCGGTTTTTCACATACGTTAAGGTCGATACCCAATCCGACGAAAATAACCCGAGCTGCCCGTCTACGCCCGGCCAGCTTACGCTCGGCAAATTGCTCGCCGAAGAGCTGAGGGAGATCGGCATGACGGACATTACGATTGACGAGCACGGCTACGTCTTCGCTACGCTGTCGGCTAACACAGACAAGGATGTTCCAACGATCGGCTTCATGGCGCATCTGGACACGGCGACCGACATGACCGGCGCGAACGTCAATCCGCAGGTTGTCGAAAGCTACGATGGCGGAGACATCGTGCTGAACAAGGAGCAGCGTATCGTCCTCTCGCCAGCCGAATTCCCAGAGCTCCAGGGCTACAAAGGCCACACGCTCGTGACCACCGACGGCACGACGCTGCTTGGCGCCGACGATAAGGCCGGCATGACGGAGATCATGACGGCGATGGCTTATCTGATCGCCCATCCGGAGATCAAGCACGGCAAGATTCGTGTCGCCTTCACGCCGGACGAGGAGATCGGGCGCGGCGCGCACAAGTTCAACGTCGAGGCGTTCGGCGCGAAATACGCGTATACGATGGACGGCGGCCCGCTCGGGGAGCTGCAATTCGAGAGCTTCAACGCCGCCGGCGCGCGTATCGCGATTCGCGGCAAAAACGTGCATCCCGGCACCGCCAAAGGCAAGATGATCAATGCGCTGAAGCTCGCGATGGAGCTGAACGGCAAGTTGCCCGCAGGCGAAGCGCCTGAGCTGACGGAGGGCTATGAGGGCTTCTTCCATCTGCAATCGCTGGAAGGCGATGTGGAGGGGGCGGAGCTGCGCTATCTGATCCGCGATCACGACCGCGAGAAATTCGAGGGACGCAAGGAGCTTATGGCTGCCATCGTTCAGAAGCTGCAGGCCAAGTACGGCGCCGAACGCATCCAGCTTGAGATGAAGGATCAATATTACAACATGGGCGAGCGCATCGAACCGGTTAAGGAGGTTGTTGACATCGCTCACGAGGCCATGACGAATCTCGGCATTAAGCCGATCGTGGAGCCGATCCGCGGCGGCACCGACGGCTCCCAGCTGTCGTTCAAGGGACTGCCCACGCCGAACATCTTTACCGGCGGCATGAATTACCATGGGCGCTACGAATACGTATCCGTCGATCATATGGAGCTGGCCGTCAAGACGATCGTGGAGATCGTGCGGCTGTACGAGGCGAAGGCTTAG
- a CDS encoding HPr family phosphocarrier protein: MKSGIRSIVDINRTANAYTASIVLVVGDHQFVDAKSILGLSMTLYRDQTYRLYIHGPDEAEAKAAMLGVFAKHHLRAELIEQLM; this comes from the coding sequence ATGAAAAGCGGCATTCGCTCCATTGTGGACATTAATAGGACAGCCAACGCCTATACCGCCAGTATTGTTCTTGTCGTCGGCGACCATCAATTCGTCGACGCCAAGAGCATCCTTGGCCTCAGCATGACGCTGTACCGCGACCAAACCTATCGACTCTACATCCATGGCCCCGATGAGGCTGAAGCCAAAGCCGCCATGCTGGGCGTCTTCGCCAAGCATCATCTGCGGGCAGAGCTGATCGAGCAGCTCATGTAG
- a CDS encoding agmatine deiminase family protein: MNPRDLNYRMPAEWAEHERTFISWPVQASMVHPDNYEAVTAAYAEIITAMAEFEPVTVVVNSADKDAVGARFAAYENVDLLPIEHNDAWLRDNGPTFLLNEQNELAGVNWGFNAWGGKYSPWDLDDAVAGQVLKHVGVRGFDAPLVMEGGSIHADGEGTLLTTEECLLNVNRNPQLSREQIEEYVRSFVNVDAIIWLKRGLSGDETDGHVDNIACFAAPGKVILQVCDDPSDDNYEITQENRRILAEAVDARGRKLEVIEIPQPPYREYEGDRLTLSYLNFYFVNGGIILPVFGGEAEETDRQAEQILAATFPDRRIRKVNGMGIIAEGGNVHCTTQQMPAGIR; encoded by the coding sequence ATGAATCCTAGAGATCTGAACTATAGAATGCCCGCCGAGTGGGCGGAGCATGAGAGAACCTTTATTTCCTGGCCGGTGCAGGCCTCGATGGTCCACCCCGACAATTATGAAGCCGTGACGGCTGCGTATGCAGAAATCATCACGGCTATGGCGGAATTCGAGCCGGTGACGGTTGTAGTCAACTCGGCGGACAAGGACGCTGTGGGCGCTCGCTTCGCAGCCTATGAGAATGTGGATCTGCTGCCGATTGAGCATAATGACGCTTGGCTGCGCGACAACGGTCCAACCTTCCTGCTGAACGAGCAGAACGAGCTGGCAGGCGTGAACTGGGGCTTCAATGCGTGGGGAGGCAAGTATTCGCCTTGGGATCTTGACGACGCGGTGGCGGGCCAGGTGCTGAAGCATGTCGGCGTCCGTGGCTTCGACGCTCCGCTTGTGATGGAGGGCGGCTCGATTCATGCGGACGGAGAAGGCACGCTGCTGACGACGGAGGAATGCTTGCTGAACGTGAACCGCAACCCGCAGCTGTCGCGGGAGCAGATTGAAGAGTATGTCAGGAGCTTCGTGAATGTGGATGCCATCATCTGGCTGAAGCGCGGACTAAGCGGCGACGAGACGGACGGGCATGTCGACAATATCGCATGCTTTGCCGCTCCGGGCAAGGTCATTCTGCAGGTGTGCGACGATCCATCCGACGACAACTATGAGATTACGCAGGAGAACCGCCGCATTCTTGCCGAGGCGGTCGACGCCCGAGGGCGGAAGCTGGAGGTTATCGAGATTCCTCAGCCGCCTTACCGCGAATACGAGGGCGACCGCCTGACGCTGAGCTATCTGAATTTCTACTTCGTCAACGGCGGCATCATTCTGCCCGTGTTCGGCGGCGAAGCGGAGGAGACGGATCGCCAGGCGGAGCAAATCCTGGCGGCGACATTCCCGGATCGCCGCATCCGCAAGGTGAACGGCATGGGCATTATCGCCGAGGGCGGCAACGTGCATTGCACAACACAGCAGATGCCTGCGGGCATACGATAG
- a CDS encoding sensor histidine kinase encodes MRLQTRLILLIGGLLFLLIFALSFSFERLLVSTLERNIGASALKLAKTVALMDTIRDAFDDEDPSATIQPIVEKIRMETDAEYIVIGNREEIRYAHPLPDRIGKKMMGGDNAPVLNGQSIVSKAVGSMGHSLRGKTPIYDDTGRIIGIASVGILMKDIEASAQSYRNRVLIFAGLAILIGCCAAIWIAASVKRSIHGLEPQEIGLLYQEKKAILASIHEGIIAINTEGIVTLANQTATALIDPQGRTDATGRHIREIIPDSRLLEVIQTGEAETDRELVINDSAVVVNRVPIFDHEHRIVGAVSSFRNKSELLRLTEELAQVKRYTEALRAQTHEYSNKLYTIYGLIQLESYQEAMDVITHETNVHDSLIHFLLQEIPDPMIGGILIGKFNRGSELRVRLDIDRSSTFKDIPETISRNQLVAIIGNLIDNAMEAALAAGHTENVSRGDKWVKAAFSDAGDELRIEVSDSGAGIDEAAAKRIFELGYSTKKGAGRGFGLSILYKAVQELGGDVQCRNEPGRGAVFTVRIPKSKGGAGNT; translated from the coding sequence ATGCGGTTGCAAACAAGGCTGATTCTGCTTATCGGCGGACTGCTCTTCCTGCTTATATTCGCGCTTTCGTTCAGCTTCGAGCGGCTGCTCGTCAGCACTCTGGAGAGGAATATCGGAGCTTCGGCGCTCAAGCTGGCGAAGACGGTCGCCTTGATGGATACGATCCGTGACGCATTCGACGATGAGGACCCCTCGGCGACGATACAGCCGATTGTGGAGAAGATTCGGATGGAGACGGACGCTGAATATATTGTCATCGGCAACCGGGAGGAGATTCGTTACGCGCATCCTCTACCGGATCGGATCGGGAAGAAGATGATGGGAGGCGACAACGCTCCCGTGTTGAACGGGCAATCCATCGTGTCCAAAGCCGTCGGCTCCATGGGCCATTCCTTAAGGGGGAAGACGCCGATCTATGACGATACGGGACGCATTATCGGCATCGCCTCCGTAGGCATACTGATGAAGGATATCGAAGCGTCCGCGCAATCCTATCGCAATCGGGTGCTTATCTTCGCGGGTCTGGCCATCCTCATTGGCTGCTGCGCCGCCATCTGGATTGCCGCCAGCGTGAAGCGCTCCATTCACGGTCTGGAGCCGCAGGAGATCGGCTTGCTGTATCAGGAGAAGAAGGCTATTCTGGCCTCTATTCATGAAGGCATTATTGCCATTAATACAGAGGGCATTGTGACGCTGGCGAATCAAACGGCGACGGCGCTTATCGATCCCCAGGGGAGGACGGACGCGACGGGCAGGCATATTCGGGAGATTATCCCGGATTCCAGGCTGCTGGAGGTCATTCAGACCGGCGAAGCGGAGACGGACCGGGAGCTTGTCATCAATGACAGCGCGGTCGTCGTGAACCGCGTGCCGATCTTCGATCATGAGCACAGGATCGTGGGGGCGGTATCGAGCTTCCGGAACAAGTCGGAGCTGCTGCGTCTGACCGAGGAGCTGGCGCAGGTCAAGCGGTATACGGAGGCGCTGCGGGCGCAGACGCATGAATATTCCAACAAGCTGTACACGATATACGGCCTTATACAGCTGGAATCGTATCAGGAAGCGATGGATGTCATTACACATGAGACGAACGTGCATGATAGCTTGATTCATTTCTTGCTGCAGGAAATTCCGGATCCTATGATCGGAGGTATTCTGATCGGCAAATTCAATCGCGGCAGCGAGCTGAGGGTGCGGCTGGACATTGATCGAAGCAGCACCTTCAAGGATATTCCGGAGACAATCAGCCGGAACCAGCTGGTCGCCATTATCGGCAATCTGATTGACAACGCGATGGAGGCGGCGCTGGCCGCGGGCCATACCGAGAATGTGAGCCGCGGGGACAAGTGGGTGAAGGCGGCTTTCAGCGACGCAGGCGACGAGCTTCGGATCGAGGTGTCGGACAGCGGTGCCGGCATTGATGAGGCGGCTGCGAAGCGAATATTCGAGCTGGGCTACTCCACCAAGAAGGGCGCTGGCCGAGGGTTTGGTTTATCCATCCTGTACAAGGCGGTGCAGGAGCTGGGGGGAGACGTGCAATGCAGGAACGAGCCTGGGAGAGGGGCCGTATTCACGGTTCGTATACCGAAGAGCAAGGGAGGAGCGGGCAACACATGA
- a CDS encoding NAD-dependent malic enzyme, translating to MKTNTLGGKSIIARIEMNTNEANFGQVASAIVEGGGDIVAIDVIQTGKQITVRDVTITVVESAHIDIIADRMRSIPGIQLLHLSDRTFLLHLGGKIETKLKSPIQNRDDLSRVYTPDVARVCKAISEEPRKAYTLTVKRNTVAVISDGSAVLGLGNIGPYAAMPVMEGKSMLFKQLADVDSFPICLDTQDTEAIIATIKAIAPAFGGINLEDISSPRCFEIEERLREELDVPVFHDDQHGTAVVLYAALLNALKVVGKSIDEVKVVVCGIGAAGVACSKILMSAGVGSIIGVDRSGALTADETYDNPVWQWYAQHTNPERRAGSLREVLAGADVFIGLSAGGILKREDVLAMADSPIVFAMANPTPEILPEEVEDIVGVIATGRSDYPNQINNVLCFPGIFRGALDCRASTINEEMKLAASEAIARVVTDEERGKHYIIPSVFNQQVVSGIRELVIQAAIRTGVARRIPREFR from the coding sequence ATGAAAACCAATACACTAGGCGGCAAAAGCATTATTGCCCGTATCGAGATGAATACGAACGAGGCCAATTTCGGCCAGGTTGCTTCGGCAATCGTTGAGGGCGGAGGCGACATTGTCGCCATTGACGTCATCCAGACCGGCAAGCAAATTACGGTGCGAGACGTCACGATTACGGTTGTGGAATCGGCGCATATCGACATCATCGCGGACCGCATGAGGAGCATACCCGGCATCCAGCTGCTTCATCTCTCGGACCGTACATTCCTGCTCCATCTCGGCGGCAAGATCGAAACCAAGCTGAAGTCTCCGATTCAGAATCGCGACGACCTGTCCAGGGTCTACACCCCCGACGTCGCCCGCGTCTGCAAAGCCATCAGCGAAGAGCCGCGCAAGGCCTATACGCTGACAGTCAAGCGGAATACGGTCGCTGTCATCTCCGACGGCAGCGCCGTGCTGGGACTGGGCAACATCGGGCCTTATGCCGCTATGCCTGTCATGGAGGGCAAGTCGATGCTGTTCAAGCAGCTTGCCGACGTCGATTCCTTCCCCATCTGCCTCGATACGCAGGATACGGAAGCCATTATCGCAACGATCAAAGCGATTGCTCCCGCGTTCGGCGGCATTAATCTGGAGGACATCTCCTCGCCGCGCTGCTTCGAGATTGAGGAGCGGCTGCGAGAGGAGCTGGACGTCCCGGTCTTCCACGACGATCAGCATGGCACGGCCGTCGTCTTGTACGCCGCGCTGCTGAACGCGCTGAAGGTGGTCGGCAAGTCGATTGACGAAGTGAAGGTTGTTGTCTGCGGCATTGGCGCGGCGGGTGTTGCTTGCAGCAAAATCCTCATGTCCGCAGGCGTAGGCAGCATCATCGGCGTCGACCGCTCCGGCGCGCTGACCGCGGATGAGACCTATGACAATCCCGTCTGGCAATGGTATGCGCAGCACACCAATCCGGAGCGGCGAGCCGGCTCGCTGCGAGAGGTTCTGGCGGGGGCGGATGTGTTCATCGGGCTGTCCGCGGGCGGCATTCTCAAGAGAGAGGATGTGCTGGCTATGGCGGATTCTCCGATTGTATTCGCGATGGCCAACCCGACACCGGAGATCCTCCCCGAAGAGGTAGAGGATATCGTAGGCGTTATCGCGACGGGGCGCTCCGACTACCCCAACCAGATCAACAACGTGCTGTGCTTCCCCGGCATCTTCCGAGGCGCGCTCGACTGCAGAGCGTCGACCATCAACGAGGAGATGAAGCTCGCGGCGTCGGAAGCGATCGCCCGGGTCGTGACCGATGAGGAGCGCGGCAAGCATTACATTATTCCCAGCGTGTTCAATCAGCAGGTTGTCAGCGGCATCCGTGAGCTTGTCATCCAGGCGGCGATTCGCACAGGCGTAGCCCGCCGCATCCCGCGGGAATTCCGGTAG
- a CDS encoding tripartite tricarboxylate transporter substrate-binding protein codes for MIAATFAFALSLTACGLAGSSSTDSDYPVKPITVTAPSGAGGGWDKTARSLTKVLGETKLIEQTMTVENKPGGGGTVFLGEYIAKDQKDPYKLFVNSPPILINNLKKEGNSPYGYKDVTPLAQLTTDYGAIAVSADSPFNDLHALIGAIKADPASVTMAGGSAPGSMDHLISILPAFKGGADPKTVKYLSYDGGGEAIAALLGDNADAIGTDVSSLGSYLKAGKIKILAVTSAERLGGDFKDVPTLKELGLDAEFTIWRGVFGPKGLTESQVAFWDGKLKALSENEAWQQELKANDWASEYKNAAEFKTFLGQQEQVIRELLTALGMQQ; via the coding sequence ATGATAGCAGCAACCTTCGCGTTTGCGTTAAGCTTGACGGCTTGCGGCTTGGCAGGCAGCAGCTCCACGGACAGCGATTATCCCGTTAAGCCCATTACAGTGACGGCTCCATCGGGAGCCGGCGGCGGCTGGGACAAAACGGCTCGTTCTCTTACGAAGGTGCTCGGCGAAACCAAGCTGATCGAGCAGACCATGACCGTAGAGAACAAGCCGGGCGGCGGCGGGACGGTATTCCTGGGCGAGTATATAGCCAAGGACCAGAAGGATCCCTATAAGCTGTTCGTCAACTCCCCGCCCATCCTGATCAACAACCTGAAGAAAGAAGGGAACAGCCCTTACGGCTACAAGGACGTGACGCCGCTGGCGCAGCTGACGACGGACTATGGCGCGATCGCCGTCTCCGCCGACTCTCCGTTCAACGATCTGCATGCGCTGATCGGAGCAATCAAAGCCGATCCGGCATCCGTGACGATGGCCGGCGGCTCGGCCCCTGGCTCCATGGACCATCTGATCAGCATTCTGCCCGCGTTCAAGGGCGGCGCCGATCCCAAGACCGTCAAATACTTGTCCTATGACGGCGGCGGCGAAGCGATTGCGGCTCTCCTCGGCGACAACGCCGATGCGATCGGCACGGACGTCTCCTCGCTGGGCAGCTATCTGAAGGCTGGTAAAATCAAAATATTAGCCGTAACCTCCGCCGAACGGCTCGGCGGCGATTTCAAGGACGTACCGACGCTGAAGGAGCTTGGACTCGATGCCGAGTTCACGATCTGGCGCGGCGTATTCGGACCGAAGGGCCTGACGGAATCGCAGGTTGCCTTCTGGGACGGCAAGCTGAAAGCGCTTAGCGAGAATGAGGCCTGGCAGCAGGAGCTGAAGGCGAACGACTGGGCGAGCGAATACAAGAACGCCGCCGAGTTCAAGACGTTCCTGGGCCAGCAAGAGCAAGTCATTCGTGAGCTTCTGACGGCGCTTGGCATGCAGCAGTAA